The following coding sequences lie in one Arabidopsis thaliana chromosome 3, partial sequence genomic window:
- a CDS encoding RNA-binding (RRM/RBD/RNP motifs) family protein: MDVYEATRIVLSRIQNLDPANASKIIGLLLLQDHGEKEMIRLAFGPQNLLHSVIAKAKKDLEERLSFLTPRTAEDFESDLGFGWGHRKEVLRSNSVPPRLANQFTGYPFSPKGVNLQQSEAQRAAALMMGDDLHKLGIWRPERIDLSATACPASRQIYLTFPADSIFREEDVSDYFSTFGPVQDVRIPYQQKRMFGFVTFMYPETVKSILAKGNPHFVCHSRVLVKPYKEKGKVPDKYRTKPSRDIMDFQLGGRAFHEDLLWKRRFEERALELQSTRLMNLQLLDVEKQFQLNFDQTLLVSPRLVSNNQRVCTKENDEDTIKLPESLEDDRLVDSPIVSPKHHFLECGVAAETKGSGLSSPSFDQDESSTGTLKEPLKSLKCQMPRLSMMGITQGSSGPTTCRVGI; encoded by the exons ATGGATGTGTACGAAGCAACTAGGATCGTGCTCTCTAGAATCCAGAACTTAGACCCAGCTAATGCTTCCAAGATCATAGGTCTTCTCCTCCTTCAGGATCACGGTGAGAAGGAGATGATAAGGTTAGCTTTCGGGCCTCAGAATCTCCTTCATTCTGTCATAGCCAAGGCCAAAAAGGACCTCGAAGAGCGGCTTTCTTTCTTGACTCCGAGAACCGCCGAAGATTTTGAGTCCGATTTAGGGTTCGGATGGGGTCACCGCAAAGAGGTGCTTAGGTCCAACTCTGTTCCGCCGAGACTTGCCAATCAGTTCACCGGTTATCCATTCTCCCCCAAAGGTGTCAACTTGCAACAGAGTGAAGCCCAAAG AGCTGCTGCTTTGATGATGGGCGATGACTTGCACAAATTGGGAATATGGAGGCCAGAGAGGATCGACCTCTCGGCCACGGCCTGCCCGGCGTCTAGACAGATCTATCTGACTTTCCCGGCTGACAGTATCTTCAGGGAAGAAGATGTTTCCGACTACTTCAG TACGTTTGGGCCAGTTCAGGACGTGAGGATACCTTACCAGCAGAAGAGGATGTTTGGGTTCGTGACCTTCATGTACCCAGAGACTGTGAAGAGCATTCTGGCCAAAGGGAACCCTCACTTTGTGTGTCATTCCAGGGTTCTTGTTAAGCCTTACAAGGAGAAAGGCAAAGTCCCAGACAAGTACAG GACTAAGCCATCCAGGGACATTATGGATTTCCAGCTTG GGGGGAGGGCTTTTCATGAAGATCTGCTGTGGAAAAGGAGGTTTGAAGAACGAGCTCTTGAGCTGCAGAGCACAAGGCTGATGAATCTGCAGCTTCTCGACGTCGAGAAACAGTTTCAACTCAATTTCGACCAAACACTACTTGTTTCTCCACGACTAG TTTCAAACAATCAGAGAGTGTGCACAAAAGAGAATGATGAGGATACAATCAAACTTCCAGAGAG CTTGGAGGATGATAGGCTGGTGGATAGCCCAATTGTATCACCGAAACACCATTTTCTCGAGTGTGGGGTAGCTGCAGAAACAAAGGGTTCAGGCTTGTCGTCGCCATCTTTTGATCAGGATGAGTCTAGTACAGGTACATTGAAAGAGCCTCTCAAGTCCTTGAAGTGCCAAATGCCGAGGTTATCAATGATGGGGATAACACAGGGCAGCAGCGGACCAACAACGTGTCGCGTTGGGATCTAA
- a CDS encoding transducin family protein / WD-40 repeat family protein (transducin family protein / WD-40 repeat family protein; FUNCTIONS IN: molecular_function unknown; LOCATED IN: CUL4 RING ubiquitin ligase complex, membrane; EXPRESSED IN: 24 plant structures; EXPRESSED DURING: 14 growth stages; CONTAINS InterPro DOMAIN/s: WD40 repeat 2 (InterPro:IPR019782), WD40 repeat-like-containing domain (InterPro:IPR011046), WD40 repeat, conserved site (InterPro:IPR019775), WD40-repeat-containing domain (InterPro:IPR017986), WD40/YVTN repeat-like-containing domain (InterPro:IPR015943), WD40 repeat (InterPro:IPR001680), WD40 repeat, subgroup (InterPro:IPR019781); BEST Arabidopsis thaliana protein match is: Transducin/WD40 repeat-like superfamily protein (TAIR:AT1G18830.1); Has 36264 Blast hits to 25632 proteins in 1258 species: Archae - 42; Bacteria - 5004; Metazoa - 13161; Fungi - 7258; Plants - 4512; Viruses - 551; Other Eukaryotes - 5736 (source: NCBI BLink).), translating into MACIKGVGRSASVALAPDAPYMAAGTMAGAVDLSFSSSANLEIFKLDFQSDDRDLPLVGEIPSSERFNRLAWGRNGSGSEEFALGLIAGGLVDGNIDLWNPLSLIGSQPSENALVGHLSVHKGPVRGLEFNAISSNLLASGADDGEICIWDLLKPSEPSHFPLLKGSGSATQGEISFISWNRKVQQILASTSYNGTTVIWDLRKQKPIINFADSVRRRCSVLQWNPNVTTQIMVASDDDSSPTLKLWDMRNIMSPVREFTGHQRGVIAMEWCPSDSSYLLTCAKDNRTICWDTNTAEIVAELPAGNNWNFDVHWYPKIPGVISASSFDGKIGIYNIEGCSRYGVEENNFGTAPLKAPKWYKRPVGASFGFGGKLVSCHARAPAKGTSSILSEVFLHSLVTEQSLVSRTSEFEAAIENGDMTSLRGLCEKKSEETESEEEKETWGLLKIMFEEEGTSRTKLISHLGFTLPVAEKDQAVDGLSSDLNGIRLEDTAADALDLDDSNEAAAFAMDNGEDFFNNFPAKPDTPVSTSAKDFMPSDTDFSTKGEETQEMQEEEEESSDPVFDNAIQRALIVGDYKEAVDQCITANKMADALVIAHVGGTALWESTREKYLKTSSAPYMKVVSAMVNNDLRSLIYTRSHKFWKETLALLCTFAQGEQWTTLCDALASKLMAAGNTLAAVLCYICAGNVDRTVEIWSRSLANERDGRSYAELLQDLMEKTLVLALATGNKKFSASLCKLFESYAEILASQGLLTTAMKYLKVLDSGGLSPELSILRDRISLSAEPETNTTASGNTQPQSTMPYNQEPTQAQPNVLANPYDNQYQQPYTDSYYVPQVSHPPMQQPTMFMPHQAQPAPQPSFTPAPTSNAQPSMRTTFVPSTPPALKNADQYQQPTMSSHSFTGPSNNAYPVPPGPGQYAPSGPSQLGQYPNPKMPQVVAPAAGPIGFTPMATPGVAPRSVQPASPPTQQAAAQAAPAPATPPPTVQTADTSNVPAHQKPVIATLTRLFNETSEALGGARANTTKKREIEDNSRKLGALFVKLNSGDISKNAADKLAQLCQALDNNDFSTALQIQVLLTTSEWDECNFWLATLKRMMVKARQNVR; encoded by the exons ATGGCTTGCATCAAGGGGGTGGGCCGATCCGCCTCCGTTGCCCTGGCTCCCGATGCTCCTTACATGGCCGCCGGAACCATGGCCGGAGCCGTCGATCTCTCCTTTAGCTCTTCCGCCAATCTCGAGATCTTTAAGCTCGACTTTCAGTCTGACGATCGCGACTTGCCTCTCGTCGGGGAAATCCCCAGCTCCGAGCGGTTCAATAGACTCGCCTGGGGAAGAAACGGATCTGGATCCGAGGAATTCGCCCTTGGTCTTATTGCCGGCGGCCTTGTCGACGGAAATATAGATCTATGGAATCCTCTTTCTTTGATCGG TTCCCAGCCCAGCGAAAATGCACTCGTTGGCCATCTTTCAGTTCACAAAGGCCCT gtTCGTGGTCTTGAGTTTAATGCTATCAGCTCAAATCTACTTGCTTCTGGGGCTGATGATGGTGAAATTTGCATTTGGGACTTATTAAAGCCTTCAGAGCCTTCTCATTTTCCACTGCTCAAG GGTAGTGGTTCTGCTACGCAAGGTGAAATCTCCTTTATATCGTGGAATAGAAAAGTTCAACAGATATTAGCTTCTACCTCATACAATGGGACTACTG TAATTTGGGACTTGAGGAAGCAGAAGCCTATAATTAA CTTTGCAGATTCAGTTCGACGCCGGTGCTCTGTTTTACAGTGGAACCCTAACGTTACTACTCAGATAATGGTTGCATCAGATGACGACAGTTCACCTACTTTGAAG CTCTGGGACATGAGGAATATAATGTCACCTGTGCGCGAGTTTACTGGACACCAAAGAG GGGTAATTGCAATGGAGTGGTGCCCAAGTGACAGCTCATATCTTCTCACCTGTGCTAAGGACAACCGAACGATTTGCTGGGATACAAATACAGCAGAG ATTGTGGCTGAGTTACCTGCTGGCAACAATTGGAATTTTGATGTTCATTGGTACCCAAAGATACCTGGAGTTATATCAGCATCTTCATTTGATGGGAAAATTGGCATCTACAATATCGAG GGTTGCAGTCGCTATGGTGTTGAAGAGAATAATTTTGGTACTG CTCCTTTAAAAGCACCAAAATGGTATAAGCGCCCGGTTGGTGCATCTTTTGGATTTGGGGGAAAGCTTGTATCGTGTCACGCAAGGGCCCCTGCAAAGGGTACTTCGAGCATTCTATCCGAG gtttttttgCACAGCCTGGTAACAGAACAGAGTTTGGTGAGTCGAACTTCTGAATTTGAAGCTGCAATAGAAAATGGAGATATGACTTCTCTAAGGGGTTTGTGCGAGAAGAAATCTGAAGAGACTGA ATCcgaagaggagaaagagacATGGGGCTTGCTGAAAATCATGTTCGAAGAGGAAGGAACTTCAAGGACAAAGTTGATCAGCCATCTTGGCTTTACTTTGCCTGTTGCGGAAAAGGATCAGGCAGTAGATGGGCTCTCATCAGATCTCAATGGCATTAGATTAGAGGATACTGCGGCAGATGCACTGGATCTTGACGACAGTAACGAGGCAGCTGCATTTGCGATGGATAATGGAGAAGACTTCTTTAACAACTTTCCTGCTAAACCGGATACACCTGTATCTACATCTGCCAAAGATTTTATGCCTTCTGACACAGATTTTTCTaccaaaggagaagaaacgcAAGAAatgcaagaagaagaggaagaaagttCTGACCCAGTTTTTGATAATGCCATCCAGCGAGCGTTGATTGTTGGAGATTACAAGGAGGCGGTGGATCAGTGTATAACTGCAAATAAGATGGCCGATGCTTTAGTTATTGCTCATGTTGGTGGTACAGCGTTGTGGGAGAGTACTCGTGAGAAATATTTGAAGACGAGCAGTGCGCCATACATGAAG GTTGTTTCTGCGATGGTGAACAATGATCTCAGGAGCCTTATCTATACAAGGTCACATAAGTTCTGGAAAGAGACTCTTGCTCTCCTCTGTACT TTTGCACAAGGAGAACAATGGACAACCCTGTGTGATGCCCTTGCCTCGAAGTTGATGGCTGCTGGTAACACTTTGGCTGCAGTTCTCTGCTACATTTGCGCAGGCAATGTTGACAGAACAGTAGAAATTTGGTCGAGGAGCCTTGCAAATGAGCGGGATGGAAGATCTTATGCTGAGCTTCTTCAA GATCTTATGGAGAAGACTCTTGTCCTTGCTTTGGCAACTGGCAACAAAAAGTTCAGCGCATCTCTGTGTAAACTCTTTGAGAGTTATGCTGAGATACTGGCCAGCCAAGGGCTTCTTACAACGGCAATGAAGTACTTGAAAGTTCTGGATTCTGGTGGCTTGTCACCTGAACTTTCAATATTACGTGATCGTATTTCTCTATCTGCAGAACCTG AGACTAACACTACAGCTTCAGGAAACACTCAGCCTCAAAGCACCATGCCATATAATCAG GAGCCAACTCAGGCGCAACCAAACGTTCTTGCTAACCCATATGATAATCAGTATCAGCAACCGTACACTGATTCTTATTATGTCCCTCAAGTTTCACATCCACCCATGCAGCAACCAACCATGTTTATGCCACACCAAGCTCAGCCAGCTCCGCAG CCATCTTTTACTCCAGCTCCTACAAGCAATGCTCAGCCATCCATGAGAACTACATTTGTTCCTTCAACTCCCCCTGCACTGAAGAATGCAGATCAATATCAGCAGCCAACCATGAGTTCTCATTCATTCACG GGACCATCTAACAATGCATACCCTGTTCCCCCGGGTCCTGGTCAATATGCACCTTCTGGCCCTTCACAACTTGGGCAATATCCTAACCCTAAGATGCCCCAAGTTGTTGCTCCAGCAGCTGGACCCATAGGATTTACGCCCATGGCAACTCCAGGAGTTGCTCCAAGATCTGTGCAACCAGCAAGTCCTCCAACACAGCAGGCAGCTGCACAGGCAGCCCCTGCGCCTGCAACTCCGCCACCAACTGTTCAGACTGCAGATACTTCCAACGTTCCAG CCCACCAGAAACCTGTGATAGCAACGTTGACAAGGCTTTTCAATGAGACATCGGAAGCACTGGGAGGCGCACGTGCGAATACTACTAAGAAGCGTGAGATAGAAGACAACTCGAGAAAATTAGGTGCTCTGTTTGTGAAACTCAACAGCGGAGACATCTCCAAGAATGCTGCGGACAAACTCGCACAGCTATGCCAAGCTCTGGACAACAATGACTTCAGCACAGCCCTTCAAATACAG gTACTTCTGACTACCAGCGAATGGGACGAATGCAACTTCTGGCTGGCAACACTAAAGCGGATGATGGTCAAGGCCAGGCAAAATGTGCggtga
- a CDS encoding RNA-binding (RRM/RBD/RNP motifs) family protein (RNA-binding (RRM/RBD/RNP motifs) family protein; FUNCTIONS IN: RNA binding, nucleotide binding, nucleic acid binding; INVOLVED IN: biological_process unknown; LOCATED IN: cellular_component unknown; CONTAINS InterPro DOMAIN/s: RNA recognition motif, RNP-1 (InterPro:IPR000504), Nucleotide-binding, alpha-beta plait (InterPro:IPR012677); BEST Arabidopsis thaliana protein match is: Zinc finger (CCCH-type) family protein / RNA recognition motif (RRM)-containing protein (TAIR:AT3G51950.2); Has 366 Blast hits to 230 proteins in 33 species: Archae - 0; Bacteria - 0; Metazoa - 47; Fungi - 0; Plants - 313; Viruses - 0; Other Eukaryotes - 6 (source: NCBI BLink).): MDVYEATRIVLSRIQNLDPANASKIIGLLLLQDHGEKEMIRLAFGPQNLLHSVIAKAKKDLEERLSFLTPRTAEDFESDLGFGWGHRKEVLRSNSVPPRLANQFTGYPFSPKGVNLQQSEAQRAAALMMGDDLHKLGIWRPERIDLSATACPASRQIYLTFPADSIFREEDVSDYFSTFGPVQDVRIPYQQKRMFGFVTFMYPETVKSILAKGNPHFVCHSRVLVKPYKEKGKVPDKTKPSRDIMDFQLGGRAFHEDLLWKRRFEERALELQSTRLMNLQLLDVEKQFQLNFDQTLLVSPRLVSNNQRVCTKENDEDTIKLPESLEDDRLVDSPIVSPKHHFLECGVAAETKGSGLSSPSFDQDESSTGTLKEPLKSLKCQMPRLSMMGITQGSSGPTTCRVGI; encoded by the exons ATGGATGTGTACGAAGCAACTAGGATCGTGCTCTCTAGAATCCAGAACTTAGACCCAGCTAATGCTTCCAAGATCATAGGTCTTCTCCTCCTTCAGGATCACGGTGAGAAGGAGATGATAAGGTTAGCTTTCGGGCCTCAGAATCTCCTTCATTCTGTCATAGCCAAGGCCAAAAAGGACCTCGAAGAGCGGCTTTCTTTCTTGACTCCGAGAACCGCCGAAGATTTTGAGTCCGATTTAGGGTTCGGATGGGGTCACCGCAAAGAGGTGCTTAGGTCCAACTCTGTTCCGCCGAGACTTGCCAATCAGTTCACCGGTTATCCATTCTCCCCCAAAGGTGTCAACTTGCAACAGAGTGAAGCCCAAAG AGCTGCTGCTTTGATGATGGGCGATGACTTGCACAAATTGGGAATATGGAGGCCAGAGAGGATCGACCTCTCGGCCACGGCCTGCCCGGCGTCTAGACAGATCTATCTGACTTTCCCGGCTGACAGTATCTTCAGGGAAGAAGATGTTTCCGACTACTTCAG TACGTTTGGGCCAGTTCAGGACGTGAGGATACCTTACCAGCAGAAGAGGATGTTTGGGTTCGTGACCTTCATGTACCCAGAGACTGTGAAGAGCATTCTGGCCAAAGGGAACCCTCACTTTGTGTGTCATTCCAGGGTTCTTGTTAAGCCTTACAAGGAGAAAGGCAAAGTCCCAGACAA GACTAAGCCATCCAGGGACATTATGGATTTCCAGCTTG GGGGGAGGGCTTTTCATGAAGATCTGCTGTGGAAAAGGAGGTTTGAAGAACGAGCTCTTGAGCTGCAGAGCACAAGGCTGATGAATCTGCAGCTTCTCGACGTCGAGAAACAGTTTCAACTCAATTTCGACCAAACACTACTTGTTTCTCCACGACTAG TTTCAAACAATCAGAGAGTGTGCACAAAAGAGAATGATGAGGATACAATCAAACTTCCAGAGAG CTTGGAGGATGATAGGCTGGTGGATAGCCCAATTGTATCACCGAAACACCATTTTCTCGAGTGTGGGGTAGCTGCAGAAACAAAGGGTTCAGGCTTGTCGTCGCCATCTTTTGATCAGGATGAGTCTAGTACAGGTACATTGAAAGAGCCTCTCAAGTCCTTGAAGTGCCAAATGCCGAGGTTATCAATGATGGGGATAACACAGGGCAGCAGCGGACCAACAACGTGTCGCGTTGGGATCTAA
- a CDS encoding RNA-binding (RRM/RBD/RNP motifs) family protein: MDVYEATRIVLSRIQNLDPANASKIIGLLLLQDHGEKEMIRLAFGPQNLLHSVIAKAKKDLEERLSFLTPRTAEDFESDLGFGWGHRKEVLRSNSVPPRLANQFTGYPFSPKGVNLQQSEAQRAAALMMGDDLHKLGIWRPERIDLSATACPASRQIYLTFPADSIFREEDVSDYFSTFGPVQDVRIPYQQKRMFGFVTFMYPETVKSILAKGNPHFVCHSRVLVKPYKEKGKVPDKYRTKPSRDIMDFQLGGRAFHEDLLWKRRFEERALELQSTRLMNLQLLDVEKQFQLNFDQTLLVSPRLVSNNQRVCTKENDEDTIKLPERYPQFDNRSFCELEEDLSIFCLFVCRCSAWRMIGWWIAQLYHRNTIFSSVG; the protein is encoded by the exons ATGGATGTGTACGAAGCAACTAGGATCGTGCTCTCTAGAATCCAGAACTTAGACCCAGCTAATGCTTCCAAGATCATAGGTCTTCTCCTCCTTCAGGATCACGGTGAGAAGGAGATGATAAGGTTAGCTTTCGGGCCTCAGAATCTCCTTCATTCTGTCATAGCCAAGGCCAAAAAGGACCTCGAAGAGCGGCTTTCTTTCTTGACTCCGAGAACCGCCGAAGATTTTGAGTCCGATTTAGGGTTCGGATGGGGTCACCGCAAAGAGGTGCTTAGGTCCAACTCTGTTCCGCCGAGACTTGCCAATCAGTTCACCGGTTATCCATTCTCCCCCAAAGGTGTCAACTTGCAACAGAGTGAAGCCCAAAG AGCTGCTGCTTTGATGATGGGCGATGACTTGCACAAATTGGGAATATGGAGGCCAGAGAGGATCGACCTCTCGGCCACGGCCTGCCCGGCGTCTAGACAGATCTATCTGACTTTCCCGGCTGACAGTATCTTCAGGGAAGAAGATGTTTCCGACTACTTCAG TACGTTTGGGCCAGTTCAGGACGTGAGGATACCTTACCAGCAGAAGAGGATGTTTGGGTTCGTGACCTTCATGTACCCAGAGACTGTGAAGAGCATTCTGGCCAAAGGGAACCCTCACTTTGTGTGTCATTCCAGGGTTCTTGTTAAGCCTTACAAGGAGAAAGGCAAAGTCCCAGACAAGTACAG GACTAAGCCATCCAGGGACATTATGGATTTCCAGCTTG GGGGGAGGGCTTTTCATGAAGATCTGCTGTGGAAAAGGAGGTTTGAAGAACGAGCTCTTGAGCTGCAGAGCACAAGGCTGATGAATCTGCAGCTTCTCGACGTCGAGAAACAGTTTCAACTCAATTTCGACCAAACACTACTTGTTTCTCCACGACTAG TTTCAAACAATCAGAGAGTGTGCACAAAAGAGAATGATGAGGATACAATCAAACTTCCAGAGAGGTATCCCCAGTTTGATAATCGTTCATTTTGTGAGCTTGAAGAAGATCTGagtattttttgtctttttgtttgccGTTGTTCAGCTTGGAGGATGATAGGCTGGTGGATAGCCCAATTGTATCACCGAAACACCATTTTCTCGAGTGTGGGGTAG
- a CDS encoding RNA-binding (RRM/RBD/RNP motifs) family protein, with protein sequence MDGYSETLVGKMCSRAAALMMGDDLHKLGIWRPERIDLSATACPASRQIYLTFPADSIFREEDVSDYFSTFGPVQDVRIPYQQKRMFGFVTFMYPETVKSILAKGNPHFVCHSRVLVKPYKEKGKVPDKTKPSRDIMDFQLGGRAFHEDLLWKRRFEERALELQSTRLMNLQLLDVEKQFQLNFDQTLLVSPRLVSNNQRVCTKENDEDTIKLPESLEDDRLVDSPIVSPKHHFLECGVAAETKGSGLSSPSFDQDESSTGTLKEPLKSLKCQMPRLSMMGITQGSSGPTTCRVGI encoded by the exons ATGGACGGGTATTCTGAAACTTTGGTTGGTAAAATGTGTAGCAGAGCTGCTGCTTTGATGATGGGCGATGACTTGCACAAATTGGGAATATGGAGGCCAGAGAGGATCGACCTCTCGGCCACGGCCTGCCCGGCGTCTAGACAGATCTATCTGACTTTCCCGGCTGACAGTATCTTCAGGGAAGAAGATGTTTCCGACTACTTCAG TACGTTTGGGCCAGTTCAGGACGTGAGGATACCTTACCAGCAGAAGAGGATGTTTGGGTTCGTGACCTTCATGTACCCAGAGACTGTGAAGAGCATTCTGGCCAAAGGGAACCCTCACTTTGTGTGTCATTCCAGGGTTCTTGTTAAGCCTTACAAGGAGAAAGGCAAAGTCCCAGACAA GACTAAGCCATCCAGGGACATTATGGATTTCCAGCTTG GGGGGAGGGCTTTTCATGAAGATCTGCTGTGGAAAAGGAGGTTTGAAGAACGAGCTCTTGAGCTGCAGAGCACAAGGCTGATGAATCTGCAGCTTCTCGACGTCGAGAAACAGTTTCAACTCAATTTCGACCAAACACTACTTGTTTCTCCACGACTAG TTTCAAACAATCAGAGAGTGTGCACAAAAGAGAATGATGAGGATACAATCAAACTTCCAGAGAG CTTGGAGGATGATAGGCTGGTGGATAGCCCAATTGTATCACCGAAACACCATTTTCTCGAGTGTGGGGTAGCTGCAGAAACAAAGGGTTCAGGCTTGTCGTCGCCATCTTTTGATCAGGATGAGTCTAGTACAGGTACATTGAAAGAGCCTCTCAAGTCCTTGAAGTGCCAAATGCCGAGGTTATCAATGATGGGGATAACACAGGGCAGCAGCGGACCAACAACGTGTCGCGTTGGGATCTAA